The following proteins are co-located in the Candida dubliniensis CD36 chromosome 3, complete sequence genome:
- a CDS encoding protein Ste50 homologue, putative (Similar to S. cerevisiae STE50;~In S. cerevisiae: involved in mating response, invasive/filamentous growth, and osmotolerance, acts as an adaptor that links G protein-associated Cdc42p-Ste20p complex to the effector Ste11p to modulate signal transduction): MTSPISNDSFLQWDAAQVSTYINSILPHEQRRIGNVFLDNNVDGSLLPFITTEHLKEIGIISLKTRLVIKKGISDLIAAHYSKYPPKSFSDPDYKLNHVNINNNYTTVESLNLSTVLMQDMMKKLSYELHKQKSTFVASSPVSPTHDEMKKLNDNFIKLKTDLIPIIRLLKDSKPLPTPTLDPGPAASMDSPSYFSSHHHLEHDSFEKGLSRSGSGNAMASNNRTPTTIPSPSSNRFSSGSLLSMGTGKIMSQSVPKYPENKANNDFTLQKLGLPRNNSNKSLESHDRQQNAAGVRPRLVQNPSSSSMHTVTSPNGIPPQSAAAVATAAINGHGSGYIPQVSTPPNQLGHHHNPGTEPLKQLRASTDDSCLKILQQAMKRHHIPREDWSRYVLVICYGDKERILKLAEKPVVIFKELQELGKHPAIMLRQLADSSTDDSGPESAIYNDARIGTEIPGGTL; encoded by the coding sequence ATGACGTCGCCAATTAGTAACGACTCGTTTCTACAGTGGGATGCAGCCCAAGTATCAACATACATAAACTCAATTTTACCCCACGAACAACGACGCATCGGTAATGTATTTCTAGACAATAATGTGGATGGATCGTTACTTCCCTTTATCACAACAGAACATTTGAAGGAAATTGGCATCATTTCACTTAAAACACGCCTCGTCATCAAGAAAGGAATCAGTGATCTTATTGCGGCCCATTATTCCAAGTATCCACCAAAATCATTTAGTGACCCTGATTACAAGTTGAACCATGTCAacattaacaataattataCAACAGTTGAATCTTTGAATCTATCTACAGTATTAATGCAGGATATGATGAAAAAGCTAAGCTATGAGTTGCACAAACAGAAATCAACATTTGTTGCTTCTTCCCCAGTTTCTCCAACACATGATGAAATGAAGAAACTCAACGACAATTTCATCAAGCTCAAAACGGATTTGATACCTATAATAAGATTATTGAAAGATTCCAAGCCATTGCCAACGCCAACTCTAGATCCTGGTCCAGCAGCAAGTATGGATTCACCTTCGTACTTTTCGTCACACCATCATTTGGAACATGACAGTTTTGAAAAAGGTCTATCTCGATCGGGAAGCGGTAATGCTATGGCCAGTAACAATAGgacaccaacaacaatccCTAGCCCATCATCTAATAGGTTTTCTTCGGgatcattattatctatGGGAACTGGGAAAATAATGTCGCAATCGGTTCCAAAATATCCCGAAAATAAAGcaaataatgatttcaCCTTACAAAAACTTGGTCTACCTAGAAATAACTCAAATAAGAGTTTAGAATCTCACGATAGACAGCAAAATGCTGCAGGTGTTAGACCAAGATTAGTGCAAAACCCATCGTCTAGCTCAATGCATACAGTCACATCACCGAATGGCATACCGCCACAGTCTGCCGCGGCAGTAGCAACCGCAGCAATAAATGGTCACGGTAGCGGCTATATCCCACAAGTTTCTACTCCTCCCAACCAGTTGGGCCATCACCACAATCCCGGAACTGAGCCGTTGAAACAACTCAGGGCTTCAACTGACGACTCGTGTTTGAAGATTCTACAACAAGCCATGAAACGACACCATATACCTCGTGAGGACTGGTCAAGATATGTGTTGGTTATATGTTACGGTGACAAGGAGcgaattttaaaattagcTGAGAAGCCTGTAGTGATATTTAAAGAACTACAGGAATTGGGAAAACACCCTGCTATTATGCTTAGACAATTGGCAGATTCTTCAACGGATGATTCGGGCCCTGAATCTGCAATTTATAATGATGCTAGAATAGGTACCGAAATTCCTGGTGGGACTTTGTAG